A part of Chanos chanos chromosome 9, fChaCha1.1, whole genome shotgun sequence genomic DNA contains:
- the LOC115821395 gene encoding pepsin A-like: protein MKCTIVLCALLALAECIRIPLIRGKTAREMLKERGLWEEYRKKFPYSPMVKFMLSGKEMMTNDADLAYYGVISLGTPPQSFKVVFDTGSSNLWVPSIYCSSEACKNHAQFHPQSSSTFKWASQSVSIQYGTGSMTGNLGYDTLTVGGITVPNQIFGLSTTEAPFMATMQADGILGLAFPSISASRATPVFDNMMNQNLVSQKLFSVYLSKNDDAGSFVLFGETDSSYYSGSITWVPLSSETYWQVKMDSVTINGGAAGCAGGCQAILDTGTSLIVVPSTDFNNVVSKIGATMDEYGDANVDCNKIDSMPSVTFNLNGKSFTVPPSAYVSQTKYGCRAGFGNGGSQQLWILGDVFLRQFYVIFDRQYNQVALAPTVAKQ, encoded by the exons ATGAAGTGCACAATCGTCCTCTGTGCTTTGTTGGCACTTGCTGAATGCATAAG GATTCCTCTAATAAGAGGCAAAACAGCCCGAGAAATGCTGAAAGAAAGGGGTTTGTGGGAAGAGTACAGGAAGAAATTTCCATACAGCCCCATGGTTAAGTTCATGCTGAGTGGTAAAGAGATGATGACCAATGATGCTGAC ttgGCTTATTATGGTGTCATCTCTCTCGGGACTCCACCTCAGAGTTTCAAAGTGGTCTTTGATACGGGCTCTTCCAACCTGTGGGTGCCTTCCATTTACTGCTCCAGCGAAGCCTGCA AGAACCATGCCCAGTTCCACCCTCAGTCCTCCAGTACTTTCAAGTGGGCCTCTCAGTCCGTTTCTATTCAGTATGGCACTGGTAGTATGACTGGTAATCTTGGATATGACACTCTAACG GTTGGTGGGATCACCGTGCCCAATCAGATCTTTGGGCTGAGCACAACTGAGGCTCCTTTCATGGCCACCATGCAGGCTGATGGCATCCTGGGCCTGGCCTTCCCTTCCATCTCAGCATCTAGAGCCACACCTGTCTTTGACAACATGATGAATCAGAACCTGGTCTCCCAGAAACTCTTCTCTGTCTACCTGAGCAAGAA CGATGACGCTGGCAGTTTTGTCCTTTTTGGTGAAACGGACAGCTCCTACTACAGTGGAAGCATAACGTGGGTCCCTCTGTCATCTGAAACCTACTGGCAGGTTAAAATGGACAG tgttACTATTAATGGGGGAGCTGCTGGTTGTGCCGGTGGTTGCCAGGCTATCCTTGACACAGGGACGTCCCTCATCGTGGTTCCCAGCACTGATTTCAATAACGTTGTCTCTAAGATTGGTGCCACCATGGATGAATATGGAGAT GCCAACGTGGACTGCAACAAAATTGACAGCATGCCCTCTGTGACTTTCAATCTTAACGGGAAAAGTTTCACCGTCCCTCCCTCTGCTTATGTGTCACAG ACTAAGTATGGCTGCCGGGCTGGCTTTGGAAATGGTGGCTCTCAACAACTGTGGATCTTGGGTGATGTTTTCCTCCGTCAGTTCTATGTTATCTTTGATAGACAATACAACCAAGTAGCTCTGGCTCCTACAGTCGCAAAACAGTAA